TCCAACTTTGGACACTGGAGTTGGATATTCTTACTACAAACTCGCCACACAATTGAAGAAAGGCTTCCCAGATCTGAAGATCTACCTTAGCATTGGTGGTAATGCTGATCCTGAGGATGACACTCACAAGTATCTTGTTGTTGTaagtattattttgtttttgtttttattttgttattattttttcttattattttgattgattCACTTCAAAGAGCTGTACCATCCTTTATTGCAATTTTTTCCTATAAATACCTTAGATCTAGACTATGTTGACAAACAATGTAAGTTTCTTTATAGTATTAAATACAATTTCATttggaaattgaaaattaaataatattgaaattattattaaacattgcatatttttcttttctgctATAAGATGACACAAAGTTCTAAATACTCCAGATTTGACTTTCATTACAACTCAAACTGAATCTAAGTTAAAAAGACAACTTAACATTGCTGTAGACTGAGACGGCAGAATCAAGGTCCAAGTTCATTAACTCAATCAACCGTCTTCTCAATGATTATGACTTTGATGGAATTGACCTGGCTTGGCAATTCCCACCTGTGAAAGTCAAGAAAGAACGTGGTACATTTGGATCAATCTGGCATGGCTTGAAGAAGACCTTTGGTTATGGTAAATTCAAAGATGACAAGGAGCAGGAGCATCGTGATGGCTTTACCATCTTGGTCCGTGACCTGAAAGCTCAACTCAGACCAAGAATGAAGGCCCTAACTATTGCTGTAATTCCTCATGTTAACAGTAGTAGTAAGTTCAGACTCCATTTTCACTTCTTTACTCTGTTACTTCTTTGACTTCTTAAAATCCCTCATAACATGGGATTGTTATGAACGAATTTTCTTAATCAAAGGTGGCGATATAGCGAGTTTGCAATCAGGTGAGATTAAAGATTTGGATGATAGGTATATTGAATATGATATTAGTATCCAGATGTGACGAGGAAATAGGGAcgaaaaattaatagaaatcacGTAGTCTGTTTGCTTCGAAATTAAGAACGTGCTGCCGCGACCAATCTTGCCTTATCTGTGGCTGTGCGTGTAACTGGCCAGCGTCACGTTCTCTAAATATTGAACCTAGGGAATCTGGTAACTTGTGGGACCTGTAACGTGTTTCCACACACCTCTGTGTTGGTAAAATTGATTGCAAATAACATACACTGTAGGCCATAATTATTAGACACCTACTCGTTACATTTATCAGAAAATTTCAACTGATTTTAATTCTTATGTAGAGAATCAAACTGCTGCAGTTATCAAACACGTGTTTGAATAAGTTCgaagttttaatatttttaacttttgtGTATAAATTTCCACGCAAAAATAAGCACTAAATTTGGatatctcaaaataaagaaatattttttagttcTGTAATATTTTTGTGATTTTTCTTCAAAGGTCTTGTGGATTCtatcttattatatttaatatcttgCAGTTTATTATGACGCGAGATTGCTGGCACCCAACATCGATGCCGTGCACCTGTTCACTTTCGATCAAAAAACGCCAGAACGTAATCCACAAGAAGGGGATTATCCAGCACCCATTTATGAGAGTTATGGACGTGTCCCCCAAGACAACGTTGATGCCACAACCAGGTGAGGAACTTCTGTAAGCTATGCTTATCCTCTGCCGTCAACTATTAAAAATCCCAAATCGTCAGAAATTTATTGTGCCATTAATTTAATCAAAAATCAATTTCCCTTCAATTCAAGGGGACTCCCTGGCTTTCAAGCGTTCCAATCCCCAAAATGCTCTAGAATCTCCATTTACGTAGCACAATTTTAAAATATCCGTAAAGTATTGATTCTGTTGCAAGGTACTGGCTCGAAAACGGTACTCCAGGCTCGAAAATAGTCGTGGGAATCCCAACATACGCCAGGACATGGAAGCTCACGTCTGACAGTCAAATATCAGGGGTACCACCTATAGTCGCCGAGGGTCCGGGA
This genomic stretch from Bombus vancouverensis nearcticus chromosome 16, iyBomVanc1_principal, whole genome shotgun sequence harbors:
- the Idgf4 gene encoding imaginal disc growth factor 4 isoform X1, with the translated sequence MKVLIFAAIAVFCAQPALSVDTHEHNKVVCYWNSTAFDRQGPGKFQLDDVRSALSLCTHLIYGFAGINAETLEVVPLNPTLDTGVGYSYYKLATQLKKGFPDLKIYLSIGGNADPEDDTHKYLVVTETAESRSKFINSINRLLNDYDFDGIDLAWQFPPVKVKKERGTFGSIWHGLKKTFGYGKFKDDKEQEHRDGFTILVRDLKAQLRPRMKALTIAVIPHVNSSIYYDARLLAPNIDAVHLFTFDQKTPERNPQEGDYPAPIYESYGRVPQDNVDATTSIDSVARYWLENGTPGSKIVVGIPTYARTWKLTSDSQISGVPPIVAEGPGAEGPHTNTPGLLSYAEVCSRLTESAVGRLRRVGDPSKKYGGYAFQSYNENTGNDGIWVGYEDPDTAGNKAAYAKAKGLGGVLIYDLSLDDFRGVCTGDKYPIVRGAKYKL
- the Idgf4 gene encoding imaginal disc growth factor 4 isoform X2; the protein is MKVLIFAAIAVFCAQPALSVDTHEHNKVVCYWNSTAFDRQGPGKFQLDDVRSALSLCTHLIYGFAGINAETLEVVPLNPTLDTGVGYSYYKLATQLKKGFPDLKIYLSIGGNADPEDDTHKYLVVTETAESRSKFINSINRLLNDYDFDGIDLAWQFPPVKVKKERGTFGSIWHGLKKTFGYGKFKDDKEQEHRDGFTILVRDLKAQLRPRMKALTIAVIPHVNSSIYYDARLLAPNIDAVHLFTFDQKTPERNPQEGDYPAPIYESYGRVPQDNVDATTRYWLENGTPGSKIVVGIPTYARTWKLTSDSQISGVPPIVAEGPGAEGPHTNTPGLLSYAEVCSRLTESAVGRLRRVGDPSKKYGGYAFQSYNENTGNDGIWVGYEDPDTAGNKAAYAKAKGLGGVLIYDLSLDDFRGVCTGDKYPIVRGAKYKL